CGGCACGATCACTGGGACTGTCGAATTGGGACAAACCCGCCGCTGCCTGCCTCTCCTCACGCGTGCCACGCGGCATTACCATCACACGCTCGACACTCTCGCGTGTCGAGCGCGCAGAAGCCGCCTTGATGCAAGAAGGCTTTCGCCATTGTCGCGTGCGTGATTACGATGAAGTGGCGCGGATCGAGCTCGCTGTGGACGAGTTGCCGAGAATCCTCGAGAGCGGTCGGCGGGAACGGTTGGTGGCAATTCTGAAAGAGGCAGGGTATCGCTTCGTCACCCTGGATCTGGAAGGGTACCGCCAGGGGGGCGTGAGTCTCCCCCCCGGCACTCTCGGCTAGTTTCGGTTTTGATAGGCCTTCGCGAGGGCATCCAGCGCTTCGTCGGCAAGACGGCGATGGTCGCCTTCGGTCAGTGCACGCCCGACTACCTTCTCAGCCACCATCATCGCCAAGTCAGTCGTCTGAGAGCGTATGTCTTGGACGGCTTTGCGACGTTCGGCCTCGATCTCTCGAGTCGCGTCCCCCTTGATCCGCTCGGCATCCGCCGTCATGCGCTGCTCATTTTCTTCCATCAAGCGCTGGGCGCGCTCTTTTGCCTGAGCCAGCAAGGCTTCTGCTTCTTTGGCAGAGGCGGCCAACTTGGCTTCGTATTCCTTGAGCTTGCGCTCGGCCTCTGAACGATGCCGTTCGGCCTGATCGAGACTGTCCTTGATCTTTTTCTCCCGCTCTTCGAGCATCCCCAACAAGCTAGGGAACGCATACTTATAGAGCAGGAAAAACAGGATCCCGAAGGAGAGAATCTCCCAGAAGATCAACGACGAGAAGAAGTGTGATTCAAATTGAGGCATAGTCTGTTACCCAAATGAGTTGAGGGTTCTGATCCGGGCATGGACCCCAGCATCAGGGCTCGACCGACAACGCGCTACTTGCGCAAGCCCATGATGATGAACGCAATGACCAGCCCGTACAGTGCGATGGCTTCGACGAGCGCGAACCCAATCCACATGTACTTGCCGACGCGGCCTTCCGCTTCCGGCTGCCGGGCCACGGCCTCGATCATTTTTCCGAAGATGTACCCGATCCCCACGCCGGCTCCGGCAAACCCTGCCGCCGCCAATCCCATACCGACCAACGCTGCTGCTGCTGCATCCATTGTTTAACCTCTCCTCCCTTTATAGACAACTCAACCTAATGTGCGTGCTCGCTATGACCGTGCAACGTCACGGCATCGCCTAAATAGACACAGCTCAGCACGGTAAAGATATAGGCTTGAATAAACGCAATGCCGACTTCCAACCCGTTCATGGCGATCGTAAAGGCAAACGGCAACCAGCCGATCAGCAACCCGCCGCTGATGGCCAACCCGAACAAGACGCCCAAGATGACGTGACCGGCGGTCATGTTCGCAAACAACCGCACCGCCAACGAGATCGGCCGAGCCAGCTGACTGATCAATTCAATCGGAATCATCAGGGGCAGGAGCCAACCCGGCGTGCCCGGCGGAACAAGGATGCCCAGGAATTTGGCGCCGTGAAGCGAAAATCCCAGCACCAAACTGAGTCCATAGACTCCGACCGCAAAGACCGCGGTCACGATAATCTGACTGGTCACGGTATAGGATCCGGGAATCAGTCCCAGCAGGTTGGCAAATAGAATAAAGAGGAACAATGTGGCGATGAGCGGAAAAAACTTCATGCCCGGCTCGCCCATGGTGTCCAGAATGATCCCCCGAATGAACTCCACGATCAGTTCAGCCAGATTCTGCAACTTCCCTGGAACCAGCTTGCGTGAGGCTGCGGCGGAAATCATCAGAAATGAAACCAACCCCACCACCACCCACATCAAAATGACGGCTTTATTGATGGAGATATCGACCCCGGCCGGCACGAGGGGAATCAGATCGTGCAATTCAAACGCATGTAACGGACTTTCTTCCACGATGATCCTTTGTCAGTCAGACGATTCAGGTTAACTCTGCCATCGTTGCGCGGCTCGATAGGCGCTTCGCACACCGGCTGCAGCGCCCAACCCCAAGCCGATCACCAGTCCCCATGGATTGGAATCCAGCAGATAGGTGTCGACCACCCAACCCAAGCCCCCGCCGACAATCAACGCAGCGAGCAGTTCCGTCCCGATCCGGACAGCTTGCCCGAGCCCCGCATATAACGGATCCTGAGAGGGGGGCATCACGCGCTCACGTACGGCACTCTTCGGCACAGTCGGATAGAGTGCGCCCATCGGCGGGCGCGCCATTCAAGCAAATTCGCTGGGGACTTGTCAAGAAGTTGGCCCGCTATGACCGAGCGGGATGATGCGGTATAGTCTTTTCCTTGGGGTGGACAACTCCAGGCGCCGACGTTCATGACTGATTCCTCACAACAGGCATTTCTTGACGGGCCGCCACAACCGTTGGTTGTGGTTCGTCCGCAGCCCGACGCCGACCCGTTTGAGCTGTATCGTCGCCTCGCGTCCACCAGTCGGCCGTCATTTCTCCTCGAAAGCGCGAACGGCAGTCGGAGCACCGCACGGTATTCCTTCTTCGGCAGCGAGCCCTACCTCACGTTGAGCGGTCGTGGGCAGGAGCACCATGTGGAAGAGGCAGGTCGGGCGACTGTGGCCGCTGGCTCCGCGTTCGAGGCCCTTGGCCGGATCCTCGGCGGTTCGGTGATCTCGCCGATCGAGGGCATCCCGCCGTTTTTTGGCGGCGCGGTCGGGTATCTCAGCTACGATCTGGTCCGTTCCTTCGAATCACTTCCCAGCTTGGCGACGGACGACGTCGGTCTCCCCGACATGCATCTGGCCTGTTTCGACCTGGTCGCGGCGGTCGACCACCTCACAAACCAACTGTACCTGATGTACTGCCCTCCCCTCTCACGCTTTGCGGCAGAACCTCGAGAAAAACTGTACCGCGAGGGCCGTGACCGACTAGCGGAGTTGGAGGCTCGCCTAACGAGTCCACGCCCCCCCGCTACCTTCCACGCCTGGCCTCGAACGGCAACGTTGGCTCCCAATCAATCGCGTGAGGCCTATACCGCGCGCGTCCGACGATGCCAAGACTACATCGGCGCCGGGGACATCTATCAGGCCAATCTTTCTCATCGTTTCACCCTCAACCTCGACGCCGCGGCACCACGGCCGGAGATCACCGCATACGCCACGGCGCTCTATGGCCGCCTGCGCGACGTCAACCCCTCGCCCTTCGCGGGGCTGCTCCATTTGCCCGACCTCAGCCTCGTCAGCAACTCCCCCGAGCGGCTCGTCCGTCTCTCCGGATCAGAAGCCAGCACGCGGCCCATCGCTGGAACCAGGCCGCGTGGAGCCGGCGCGCAGGAAGATCAGCACCTGCACGCTGAATTACTCGCCAGTCCCAAGGAACGCGCCGAACATGTCATGCTGGTCGATCTCGAGCGCAATGACTTGGGCAAGGTCTGCCGCTACGGCACCGTGCAGGTTAATGAGTTCATGACCGTCGAACAGTATTCACACGTTCGCCATCTGGTCTCCGACGTCACAGGAATTCTCAAGGCGGGCACTTCACCCCTTGACCTCGTCCGGGCCGTGTTTCCCGGCGGCACCATCACTGGCGTTCCCAAGCTGCGCTGCATGGAAGTCATCGAAGAGTTGGAACCGGTGCGGCGCGGAATCTACACGGGAGCCCTCGGATACTTTTGCTGGAGCGGCGACCTCGACCTGAATATTCTGATTCGAACCCTGCTCCTGACAAAGACGCACGGCTATCTGCAAGTCGGCGCCGGCATCGTAGCCGACTCGGATCCCGATCGCGAATATGAGGAAACGCTCGCCAAAGCGGGCGCATTTTTTAACATCCTGGAGGCTGGCCGCTGATGTGGGTGTTCCTGAACGACCGATTCGTGCGCAAAGAAGAGGCCGTCGTCTCCGTGTTTGACCATGGATTCCTCTATGGAGACGGCGTCTACGAAACCCTACGCTCCTATGGCACACGGATTTTCATGCGCGACCAGCATCTCGCTCGGCTGCGTCGCTCGGCCGAGTCCATCGGCCTCACGATTCCCATTCCCGACGTGGAGTGGCCGAAGTTGCTCCATGAGGCCATGCGACGGAATGAGGTCGGGACCGATCATGCCGACGCCTATCTCCGCATTACCGTCTCTCGGGGGGAAGGAGAGATCGGCCTCGATCCGGCACTCTGTCCCCGTCCCACTGTGGTCATCATGACGAAGGCGCTTCATCCACCCTCAGCACAGCTCTTGCGGGACGGCGTCTCACTCACCGTCGCCCAGACCAGACGGAATCTCCCCGCCGCGTTGTCCCCGCAGATTAAATCCACCAATTTCCTGAACAACATTTTGGCGAAACGCGAAGCCATCGCAGCCGGAACCTTCGACAGCCTCTTCCTGAACTGGAGGGATGAACTAACCGAATGCACGATCAGCAATCTCTTTTTCATTTCCGACGGCACCGTCCACACCCCGGCGCTGGATTGCGGCATTTTGGACGGCATCACGCGAAGCATCATCATGACTCTCGCTGCGGAGGAAGACCTGCCGGTTCGTGAGGGCTACTACCACCTCACCGACCTTCGTAAGGCGGAAGAATGTTTTCTGACGAACACCAGCATGGAGGTCATGCCGGTATCACGTGTCGAGACCTACACCATCGGGGATGGTCGCCCCGGCCCCCTCACTCGCCGGCTGCAGGCGCGTTTCGCCGCCAGCCGAACCAGATTTCTCGAAGCAGTCCCCTAGCGCACCACATCGGCCAATCGTATTGATATCAATGCCTTACAGAGAAACCTCGGCGACAGGACGGAGTAAGGGTTTTTGACAGGTTGGGGGTCGACTGCTACGGTTGAACCATCGGCAAAGCACACCATACAGGCACAGGCGCCTCAACCCCGATGGCCCGATTCAACCGCATCACGCCCTTGCTTCTGCTGTCCGCAACGCTCGTGCTGACAGACTCACCCGTCCAGGCCGAGGTCTACCAATACATCGATGCCAACGGCACCATCTCGCTGACCAATGTGCCCAACGACCCACGATACAAACGCGTCACGTCGGAACTCCCTCGCTCCCGCAGTGTCATTTCCGATCGTGAGCTCGAGCCGGTGATTGCTCGACATTCTCGCGCCCATCGCCTGCATCCGGCCCTGATTCGCGCGGTGATCAAAACGGAGTCCGACTTCGATCCACTGGCGGTCTCACATGCCGGTGCCGTCGGCCTGATGCAACTGATGCCCCAGACTGCGAGACGTCTCGATGTGCGGGATTCCTATAATCCGGATGACAATATCGGCGGGGGAACCAAATATTTACGGCAGCTGCTGGATCGCTTTAACGGAAATCTTCCACTGGCCTTAGCAGCCTACAATGCGGGAGAGCAGGCGGTGGAACGGTACCAGGGGCTCCCCCCCATCCCTGAAACGCGGCAATACGTCATCAAAGTGCTGCGCTATTATCGCACCTTCCTCACGAACGACCGGCGTTCTTCTTCCCGGCCTTACCGTGCACCGGCTCCTGGGTCGCCAGGACGAGGTCTTGCGCATTCGATGGCATCCCGCTAATCGGACCCTGAGCCAACAATAGCTGACTGTGCTGCCGCCATCCCGGTCGATTGGCTTCAGGAAAATCCGATCGGTAGTGGGCCCCGACACTGCTTTCCCGCCAGAGCGCCGCATCGGCAATACAGCGCGCCACCTGCACCATATTCTTCACTTCAAGGGCTGCCCGCGAGGAAAATGGTTTGGTCAGCAGGCGCATCCAGCGTACCAGTTGTGCAGAGGCGCTGATCAACGAATCACCCGAGCGTACTAAGCCAACCTTCCCCCACATCAGACGACGTAACGAACTGCGGAGTTTTTCCGGGTCATCGAGATCGGTCGGTCTCCCCTGCTCCAGGTCTTCAATCGAAGGCACCGACACCGACTCTGAGAAATGCCCTGCATGAGCCACCGCAGATTGCGCGGCGCGCATGCCGAACACCAACCCTTCGAGGAGCGAGTTGCTGGCCAATCGATTCGCCCCATGTACCCCGCTGCACGCAACTTCTCCCGCCGCATACAGGCCGGGCAACGTCGTTGCGCCATGCACATCCGTCCATACCCCGCCCATCATGTAATGGGCACTGGGCGAGACAGGGATCCATTCTTCCGTCATGTCGATGTCGTACCGCAGACAGGTCGCATAGATGGTGGGGAACCGCCGTTTGACGAAGGCCGCGCCCAAATGCGTCACATCCAGATAGACGTGCCGCGCACGCGTCGCCGCCATTTCCGACCAGATCGCCCGTGAAACCACATCACGCGGGGCCAGTGCGCCGTCCGGATGGTACCGATGCATGAATAACTCACCCTTGATGTTCCGGAGCTGCCCCCCCTCTCCGCGAATGGCCTCCGAGAGGAGAAAAGGAGGACTCGACGGCAGGTATAACGAGGTGGGATGGAATTGCACAAACTCCATGTCCATCAACAATGCCCCGGCCCGTAACGCCATCGCCATGCCGTCTCCGGTCGCATTGCCGGGATTGGTGGTGCGGGCATAGACCTGCCCTGCGCCGCCTGTCGACAAGACCACCGCGCTGGCCGGAAGGATTGTGCGCTCGCCCGACATCTCGTTGAGGACGATCGCACCGCAACAACGCCCGTCGACCACGACCAGATCGACCGTGAATCGCCGATCCAACCGCTGAATACGCCGTTGCCTGGCCGCATACGTCATCAGCGCGCGAACCATCTCATTGCCGGTGGCGTCCCCGCGCGCCCGGAGAATCCGGCTCCGGCTATGGGCGGCTTCACGCGTGTACGCAAACCGTTTGCCGATCTTGTCGAACTTCGCGCCCCACGCAATCAGCTCCTCGATCCGGTCCGGCCCCTCTTCGACCAACACCCGCACAGCTTCACGACGGCACAGGCCATGACCGGCCTTGAGCGTGTCCGCGAGATGACTGCCGACGTCATCCTCTTCGCTGAGCGCCACCGCGACACCACCCTGGGCATACATGGAATTGCTTTCCAGCGGATGGCCTTTGGTCAACATCAGCACACGCCCCGCTCGGCTGAGCTCGATCGCCGCGCGAAGACCCGCGACGCCGCTGCCGACCACGAGAAAGTCTGTTTCAATCTTGGGGGAAGAACTGCGGGCTGACATGGCTAGGGTTTGGGTGCGCTACGCGCGGGATCTTCGCTCAGGTTCACTCGCGAGCCCATGCCGAACGGCAGGTCGCCCTGCGCCTCTCGGAGCAAAATGGACTGCGTCCCCACCCAAGCAAGACGCCCATGACCACGCTGACGCGTGCCCACCTCGCCGGGGGTCCGTTTCCACTGGCCTTGCCAATGGACAAAGACATCGATGTTGTCGCCCTCGATCAGAATGCGCTCG
This sequence is a window from Nitrospira sp.. Protein-coding genes within it:
- the atpF gene encoding F0F1 ATP synthase subunit B, whose amino-acid sequence is MPQFESHFFSSLIFWEILSFGILFFLLYKYAFPSLLGMLEEREKKIKDSLDQAERHRSEAERKLKEYEAKLAASAKEAEALLAQAKERAQRLMEENEQRMTADAERIKGDATREIEAERRKAVQDIRSQTTDLAMMVAEKVVGRALTEGDHRRLADEALDALAKAYQNRN
- the atpE gene encoding ATP synthase F0 subunit C, encoding MDAAAAALVGMGLAAAGFAGAGVGIGYIFGKMIEAVARQPEAEGRVGKYMWIGFALVEAIALYGLVIAFIIMGLRK
- a CDS encoding F0F1 ATP synthase subunit A — encoded protein: MEESPLHAFELHDLIPLVPAGVDISINKAVILMWVVVGLVSFLMISAAASRKLVPGKLQNLAELIVEFIRGIILDTMGEPGMKFFPLIATLFLFILFANLLGLIPGSYTVTSQIIVTAVFAVGVYGLSLVLGFSLHGAKFLGILVPPGTPGWLLPLMIPIELISQLARPISLAVRLFANMTAGHVILGVLFGLAISGGLLIGWLPFAFTIAMNGLEVGIAFIQAYIFTVLSCVYLGDAVTLHGHSEHAH
- a CDS encoding AtpZ/AtpI family protein; this encodes MARPPMGALYPTVPKSAVRERVMPPSQDPLYAGLGQAVRIGTELLAALIVGGGLGWVVDTYLLDSNPWGLVIGLGLGAAAGVRSAYRAAQRWQS
- a CDS encoding anthranilate synthase component I family protein, translating into MTDSSQQAFLDGPPQPLVVVRPQPDADPFELYRRLASTSRPSFLLESANGSRSTARYSFFGSEPYLTLSGRGQEHHVEEAGRATVAAGSAFEALGRILGGSVISPIEGIPPFFGGAVGYLSYDLVRSFESLPSLATDDVGLPDMHLACFDLVAAVDHLTNQLYLMYCPPLSRFAAEPREKLYREGRDRLAELEARLTSPRPPATFHAWPRTATLAPNQSREAYTARVRRCQDYIGAGDIYQANLSHRFTLNLDAAAPRPEITAYATALYGRLRDVNPSPFAGLLHLPDLSLVSNSPERLVRLSGSEASTRPIAGTRPRGAGAQEDQHLHAELLASPKERAEHVMLVDLERNDLGKVCRYGTVQVNEFMTVEQYSHVRHLVSDVTGILKAGTSPLDLVRAVFPGGTITGVPKLRCMEVIEELEPVRRGIYTGALGYFCWSGDLDLNILIRTLLLTKTHGYLQVGAGIVADSDPDREYEETLAKAGAFFNILEAGR
- a CDS encoding aminotransferase class IV; translated protein: MWVFLNDRFVRKEEAVVSVFDHGFLYGDGVYETLRSYGTRIFMRDQHLARLRRSAESIGLTIPIPDVEWPKLLHEAMRRNEVGTDHADAYLRITVSRGEGEIGLDPALCPRPTVVIMTKALHPPSAQLLRDGVSLTVAQTRRNLPAALSPQIKSTNFLNNILAKREAIAAGTFDSLFLNWRDELTECTISNLFFISDGTVHTPALDCGILDGITRSIIMTLAAEEDLPVREGYYHLTDLRKAEECFLTNTSMEVMPVSRVETYTIGDGRPGPLTRRLQARFAASRTRFLEAVP
- a CDS encoding lytic transglycosylase domain-containing protein; the encoded protein is MARFNRITPLLLLSATLVLTDSPVQAEVYQYIDANGTISLTNVPNDPRYKRVTSELPRSRSVISDRELEPVIARHSRAHRLHPALIRAVIKTESDFDPLAVSHAGAVGLMQLMPQTARRLDVRDSYNPDDNIGGGTKYLRQLLDRFNGNLPLALAAYNAGEQAVERYQGLPPIPETRQYVIKVLRYYRTFLTNDRRSSSRPYRAPAPGSPGRGLAHSMASR
- the nadB gene encoding L-aspartate oxidase encodes the protein MSARSSSPKIETDFLVVGSGVAGLRAAIELSRAGRVLMLTKGHPLESNSMYAQGGVAVALSEEDDVGSHLADTLKAGHGLCRREAVRVLVEEGPDRIEELIAWGAKFDKIGKRFAYTREAAHSRSRILRARGDATGNEMVRALMTYAARQRRIQRLDRRFTVDLVVVDGRCCGAIVLNEMSGERTILPASAVVLSTGGAGQVYARTTNPGNATGDGMAMALRAGALLMDMEFVQFHPTSLYLPSSPPFLLSEAIRGEGGQLRNIKGELFMHRYHPDGALAPRDVVSRAIWSEMAATRARHVYLDVTHLGAAFVKRRFPTIYATCLRYDIDMTEEWIPVSPSAHYMMGGVWTDVHGATTLPGLYAAGEVACSGVHGANRLASNSLLEGLVFGMRAAQSAVAHAGHFSESVSVPSIEDLEQGRPTDLDDPEKLRSSLRRLMWGKVGLVRSGDSLISASAQLVRWMRLLTKPFSSRAALEVKNMVQVARCIADAALWRESSVGAHYRSDFPEANRPGWRQHSQLLLAQGPISGMPSNAQDLVLATQEPVHGKAGKKNAGRS